A region of the Sarcophilus harrisii chromosome 3, mSarHar1.11, whole genome shotgun sequence genome:
tatacacaatacacacCCACATACTTCTTTTAGCACAGTAATATCCTATTATCTACATGTACCACAAATTGtatagtcattctccaattgatgagtatttaCTGTGTTTACAATTtttagctatcacaaaaagtgctgctataaatatttgggagGATATGGggacatttttctatttctggttCAAAGGATGTGGCCCTTGTAatcactttatttgtataattccagattactttcCGAAATGGTTGTACcatttcacagctctaccaataatgtattagtattgGGGTACTGAGGTGATGAAGTGTGCGGAACACTACCTCTGGAGtcaaggacttgagttcaaattcagttgcAGATACTTGATACGAATTATCtgattttgggcaagtctcttaactcctACTGCTTGTCCCCCACCGAAAAAATGTATTAGTATGCTATACTTTGACAAGACCTCCAAAAATGATGccatttttggtcatttttgtttattttcagggTATGAGATGaaactttaagttttttttttaaagaatagtttttcattgatttttagcaagatttttatttcaaaatctcCCTCACCACTTCTGAAGATGGTAAGCAGGTTGATATAAtgtatacatgtgctatcatgtaaaacatatttccatatttgtcacagttgtgaaagaagaaacagatcaaagaaagaataaagtgaaaaaatgtgCTTCAAGATGAATTCTCAGTCCATCAGTTCTGTATCTGTAGCATTTTCCTTCAGcaatcctttgtacttgtctgagatcattgtgttgctggcAGAGTCAATCATActtgattatcacacaatgttgctgatactatgtacagtgtttacctggttctgctcatttcactttgtatcagtttgtattaatctttcctgatttttctgaaatttgcctgttcatttcttattgcacagtagtattccattacattcatatatacagcttgttcagccattccccaactgatgggattcaatttctaatattttgccagCATGAAAAGGGATGCTGTAAATGTATATGtggcttcttttccctttttaatgatctctttaagatacagacctagtagtggtattgctgggtcaaaagatatgcagagTTTGgttaccctttgggcataattccaaattgcttttcagaatgatttggatcagttcaaagctccaccaacagtgcattaatgtcccaatttccccacatcatttccaacatttatcactttttttttgtcatattgacAATCTGATAtctcaattttgttttaatttgcatttctctgatcacttcTTCATATGCTCACagctttgattttatttaaaaactttttatattttttggtcatttatcaattggggaatggcttgtatccTTATAGATTTCtctataattctttatatatttgagaaattaggactttttcagggttgttttaatttgcatcccTTATTAGTGTtgtggagcattttttcatattatgaatattttatcatttttttgagAACCATTAATGTCACTTGACCATTTACCTATTGGGGAATATctatgacatatatatacatattatatgttttGATACTAAAGTCATCAGATATATTTGATATCAAGAATTTTCCCACTTTCCTTCTTATCTAAggtgaattaattttgtttgaagCTTTTCAGTTTTCAAATGATCAAggttatccattttatcttttgtaattgcctcaATCTTGTTTGGTTAAGCATAATCTCTTATCCATAACTATGAGGGGTATatgatatttctaatttttttatagtatGATCTTCAACATTAAAGATTGCTTGCCTGTTTAAAATGTATTGTGAAATGTGGTGCAAGGTGTTGATTTAAGTCTAGTTTCTGCGAgacttctttccagttttcctggtagttttttttattagtttctttttttctcctagatAATTTGTTTTCTGCATCaaaatattggattatttaattttatagctTATTTCCTTTACCTTCCTCCTGGATTTTAAAGACTTATTTTGGGTCTATCCATTAATCTTGCAAGATTAATGGATAGACACAAAATagtctttcaaattttttgtGTTCAAAAACAGCaaaattcttctctgacaaagatgaattaaaaaatttCCTCCCCAGGTTTACCAGTTCTAGACCCTAGATTCAGTTCACTTTCCCTCCCACATctctttttgaaatatttcaggTCCTACCATGTGTCCAAtaaattttgtcttcattttttggCAGTTGTTCCTCCTTTGATATCATTTTGAGACTCTGCCATCCTCACCACTTGTAAGTTTGCCAATGTCCCTGTTAAAAGTGTGGCACCCACAAGTGAACACAGTATGCAGCACAAAATACAGGACTATTGTTTCCCCTGATCTCTACATCATACTTCTATTATTGCATCTCgattacataatttttttggtACTCCCATCACATACTGTTGGCTCAATATGAAGCTTATAGTCTACTTGTCTGTCCCTTAAGTAGAAGCTAGAAGGCAATTTTTTTCCATCCTGAACATAAGCAATTGATTTTTTGACACTTTGTATTTTCATCTACCCATTAGTTTAATTATCAAGATCTTTATCCAGCCTGTTAAGAAACAGCCAATTGTCCACTCATTTATAGTCAAAGTAGCAACCACTTCTGGACTAGGCTGGACATCAAAATGAGAGGAGGCATTTATTGCAAAGCTGATTTAACAGTACAAAtcacattttccccattttaacagatgaggaaattggggtgaGAGGACTAAAGTCATACATAAATTGGATTCAGAACTGAAACTTTTCATTGTTGAATCCAGGCTTAGGTTGCAAATGTCCTGTTTCTTATTGACTATTATGCTATGGCCTCTCAAAACCCCACAAGCTAAGAGGATTTATCTTCATGTCTATTGTGGGATACATGGGGATAACATTGCTCCCAAGTCTCTCTTCACATGACTCCATTCTATCCTGACTGGATACATGAGCTAGTGAATTTTTCCACTTCCCTTTCTTGGCTCATCATGACTtactaaataattttattcattagatGGCTTGGGATGTCTTCCTCATTAAATTGAAAATAGCTTCTACGTATATACCTAAAACGAAGGGAAAGGTAAATCTCAATATCTATGTGGGCTGTGAGGcaaggcaaaaccaaaaatacCTCAAAAGTTAGTGGAAACCATCAGCCATCAACCACTAAGGCAGCCTTCAGTTCTGCTGAGCACTGAAGGGGAGAATTGCATAGGGCAGAGAACCAGAGCTGCATTTGAATCAAGTTCCCATCATCCACAAGTCCTCAAACCCACTCCCGTTCATGGTCTTCTCAAGTCGTCCACACCTCTTGTGGGTGCTCCCTGCTTACTTGATCCTTAGCCAAGAACAGGGCTGCTTGAGCTCCAAAGGAATCAACACCTTCAGCTAACTTGATGGGTGGGCACTTGGTGGAAAACTTTGGTTTGTGTCACTAACTGCTCAGTGAAAATCACGGTTACCAGACTATTTTAGATCAGGATCGTCCAAGgcactttatatatttttcattgaattgTTGCATGACTTACTTCCCGTGTGGCACAATGGGGGATAGCAGCAGCCCTGGAACAGGGAGGACTGACCTCGAGACGCCAGGTAGCTATgccatcctgggcaagtctcgtCGCTGACTGCCTCCccgcaacaacaaaaaaataaccaaCACGAGATCTTTGCAAATTCCAGAAAGCTCAGACAGCAGTAACTCAGGAGAGCCGAGTAAAGCTCTGGGCTATTTCAGGCATAACTTTTTGCCCTTCTCCAGGGCAGAGCTCTAAGCTATCTAAGTAAAGGGcagttggggaaagggaggaagttATCAGTCCTGTCAAGCAGTGGGTGGGGGTAGGAAGGCAGCAGCAAATCCAGCCAACCAACACATTTTATTATTCTAGTTGATGCCTGCACAGGTGTTACAGTCCAGATCCAAACCCAGTCCAGGACACCCCACTTCAGGCCTTTAGCATACCTGATGTCCAGGTGCCCAggtccctcctcctctccctccctcccttctacaagtacccccctccccccccaaccccaGTCAGCTTAAAGCCAGGCTTTGTGCTCATCCAACCCCAGTGCTGGTGTATGTGCTGTGAATTCCCtcatcccccctccccacccccccacctccAAACAGCAACCTCCCCAAGTTCAGCTAGTGCCCGGTACGGGGAGGGAGCTGGGGCAGAGCAGCCTAGCTGTAAGATGAAGACAACAGGGAAACAGAGCACAGAGGGGAGCAGGAGAAGAGGAAATCGGTAAAGTGCCTTAACTAAACAACTTGGTGGGGACACTGGGGCAAAGCAGCACAGGTCCCTGAGGCTGGAAGGGAAAAGTTTAGGAGCCCATTGGGGTGAGAGGGAGAgtagagtggggaggagggaggcaagCGATAGGCTGCAGGCAGGGCTGGCTTCCCTAGGCCTGCACATATCCACTAACcccaatttaaagttatttacaAACTTAGAACCAACGTCAGGCCCAGGTGCAGGCAGGATGGTGGAATGGCCCCGGCTTCACTGATCCACTCCCTGCCTAATACAGTAGGGCCTAATGCAGTGGGGCTGGGAGGAAGAACAGTGGTACCCTCAGCTAACCAGCCAGACCTACGCCTGCCTCCCCACTCTGCGTCTCCTCCCTCAGCTGCCTCAGGGTGCCGCCGTAGCCCCAGCCTTTTGGTCTGGCAGTGCAGGAAGAGGAGCATCAGGAATGGGGGGTGGAGCATCAGGGGGTTCTGGGGATGTGCCTGGCCCCAATCCCAGCTCCACTTCCAGCTGCTCCAActccctttgatccagtaactcAAAGTCCTCAGAGGTCagtgtctcctcctcctcctcagggGCCAGGGCAGGTAGGGGACAGTCCTGGGGAGTAGGCAGGAGGACAGGGGGAAAGGGAACTTTGCTGCTTTCAGCATGGCAAAGTGGGGTTGACAGGGTACTGGGCACAGTGTTGAGGGAATCACTCACTAGCTCAGGGCTAAGTGACTCCATTGGTTCCCCAAGGGGAGCCCTGATCCCAGCCCTGGGGGACCCTGCCCCATTGAAGTGCGTGTTCACAAAGTGCAGTGGGGAAGTGAGTTGAAGCAAGGTCCCCTTGGCGgccacctcctcttcctcctcagagTCCAGTGCCTGTTTTGAAAGGGCATGTTCATGGTCCAGCGGCTCCTCAGAAGGGGCCAATTCTGTTTCTTCCCCCTCTCCGAGATCCCTGCTCAATGCCTCCTCTGGCTCACTTGGCAAGCTTTGCTGGTCCAGATCTGCAGGGTTGGAAGTGGGGTCAGTCCTGTGTTTCTGATGACCAGACTGACTAGACACTAAAAGCCCTGGGGCTAGATCTCCCATGTGCACAGGAAGACCTCAGCTAGGGGCAAGAGACCCCTCTGGGGAACCTAGAGAGGGCTTGTGTAGGGAATCAGGGGTGGAGCCTGAGCACTCAGGATTGGAAGCCTAGCAGGGATGGGAACAGAGCAGAGAGGGAGACTTCCCCGTACCCTCAGAGACATCTGTCAGTTGGGGAGTCGTGGCCCGGGAGACAGAGAAGCCACCGCTCTCCAAAATAGAGGCCTCCTCATCTGACAGTTCTGAGTCTGTAATGGCCAAGGCAAGGGCTGTTTTCTTCATATCTACCTGTACCAAAGAAACGGACAACAGCAACTGACCCTTGTGCAGGGCCTGAAGCTTTAAAAAAGTCTTACACAGGTTGGATCATTTAAACACAGGCAAGCAGGGAGGAATCCCCTCCGTCTATGCCTTTTATCCCCCAATATGCCAACATTTGCCAAATGTGGTTCCCCCGACAGTACGCCTCCCTTGGGGAGCCCCTCACCCCTCTACCCAGGACTCACCACCGGGGAGAAGCCCGCCAGCTCGGCCTCGCTTTCGCTTTCCGTCTCTGCCATGGGTTCATCGCCTCCAGGGGGCATGCTCCTCATCTGCCGCTCTGGGGGAGAAGGCAGAGTGGGCTCAAGTCTGACGCTGGGGACCGGTGTCAGGGTGCCCCTGGCCCAGCCTCCCGGCCCTCCCCAAGCTCAGGGGCCGCCCTTACTCCTCTTGTCATGTTTGTGGTGGAGGGCCTCGGCCTCGGCTTTCATGCTGTAGTCCAACTGCATGAGCAGGGGCTCCAGCCGCGTGTACATCCTCTGGATCAGCTCGTGATAAACCACCAGGGGCCACAGGAGGATACTCAGCACTGTGAGTCAGAAAGCCTCCTCAGTTCTCGGgaccccctccttcctcccttcccccgcCCTGGCCGGAGGCCCCTTAGGCTGATGGCTCCCCCCCACCTATTCCTCCACTGAGACCTACATGAATATATGGTTTGGGGGAAAAAGGAGGAGCATGAGAAGTATCTGTGTGGCCCTCACTATGGGCCAGGCCCAACAACCCTCAGAAACAAGGGCTACTTTACAGTGGAGGAAATGAAAGCCAATGgagttaaaatgacttgctcagggtcacacggctaaGGGAGCATCGGAGGCCAGActggactcaggtcctcccaactccAGGGCCACGGCTCTATTGAGGGGTCAGTTAGCTGCCGAGGAGGCAATGTCTTTCCTGGCCAGGACCGGATGAGGGGGCTCAGGGAAGGGTCGGTGTCTACACTCTACTCACAGACAATGTAGGAAATCATAATCCCTGGAACATAGTGTCCCAGCATGGCCAGCACTGCACAGCCAGAGCAGACGCGAGCGCAGAACTGCAGAGAAGAGCATGGGTCTGAGAACGGCGCTCGGCTGGCTAGGAGGGGCATTCCCTCCGCATCACTCTATACCTTGTGCGTCACTGAAACCAACACACCCGTATTATGAACCCGAGGCCGCTTGTCCCTGGCCTCTGTAAGATAGGGTCACCTTTACAGCTACCACTATTTAACCTGAAGTGTGAGCAGCCCGAGGGGCCTGGGGACCAACCTCTAGAGCCCCCCAGGGCGGCCCCCACAAAGGTCTGGAGAAGATTTCTGTGGTCGTAAGGACGGTCGGCGCTTTGCCCCCAGACAGCAGGCAgatcccctcctccctcctgggGCCGAGCAGGTGTGGGGCCGGGGGATTTACCTGGGCTGGGTTCTGTCTCTTGTACTGCAGCAGCTCCTGAAGATGAATTTGGAAGGTGAGCCAACTCTCGGCCAGGTATCGGCACAGCTCAGGCACGCTCAGCAGGTGAGGCCGGGCGCCGGGCCCTGCGCCCTCGCTGGGGAGACAAGACGCCACGGCTGGAAGTCTGAGGCATTAGCTGCCTGGGCGTTCCAGACCCGCCTGCTCTCTAAAACGTGTGTTCTTAACCGAAggtctgccccccccccccactttaaaaattgtatttcaaGTTTCCATTGTGATCCACTGTTGGCACCTTACGTTTAAATAATTTGTGCTAAAGAGAGATTTTTAGGTTTCGCCCCATTCTAAGGATACCAGGACAGTGTTCTGTCTAACACAGGGATAACCCCACCGTCCCCACTCAGTCGCCCCCCACACGGCACAAAGCCCACGGCCTCCAATTCTCCCTCCCAAGGAGCCTGCGATCCAGCGCTAAATGGGAAGCCTTTGATGCTGGCGGGGAGTGGGCCCAGAAGCGAGGAGAGGACCTGCCCGTACCTGTCAGAGTGCGGGTCTTCTGGGGTGGAAGCTGGGGAAAGAGAAGGGCCGGGGTCACTGAGCAGCTAGAAGGGGGATAAGCCCCTCGCCCCATCACGATCTGGGGTGAGGGGctgcctccccctcctcccctcctgctCACCTGAAAAGTCAGCCAAGAAGTGGGGCTGCCAGAGGTCCAGCAGCAAGTAGCCCAGCAGAGAGACGCTGAGGAGGAAGAAGGGCCGAAGGGAGGAGGACGACAGCACCCTGGGAGAACAGACGCGGCCAGGCTCAGCTGGGGTGCGGGGCGGCCCCGGCCAGACCCCCGCCTTAGGGGTGTCTCCTCCGCCCCTCCCCTTCCAGGGCCCTCTCCCCAGCTGGGCTGAGGGGGGCCTGGTCTGTcccgggggcggggggaagggTCTCCTCCGCCCCTCCCCTTCCAGGACCCTCTCCCCAGGGGGACTGAGGGGGGCCTGGTCTGTcccgggggcggggggaagggTCTCCTCCGCCCCTCCCCTTCCAGGGCCCTCTCCCCAGCTGGGCTGAGGGGGGCCTGGTCTGTcccgggggcgggggggaaggCTCCTCCGCCCCTCCCCTTCCAGGGCCCTCTCCCCAGCTGGGCTGGGGGGCCTGGTCTGTCCCGGGGGGGAAGggtctcctcccccctcccagcTGGGCTGAGGGGGGCCTGGTCTGTcccgggggcggggggaagggTCTCCTCCGCCCCCTTCAGGACCCTCTCCCCAGCCCTGGACTGAGGGCCTGGTCTGTCCCGGGGGGCGGGGGAAGGGTCTCCTCCGCCCCTCCCCTTCCAGGGCCCTCTCCCCAGCTGGGCTGAGGGGGGCCTGGTCTGTcccgggggcggggggaagggTCTCCTCCGCCCCTCCCCTTCCAGGACCCTCTCCCCAGCTGGGCTGAGGGGGGCCTGGTCTGTcccgggggcggggggaagggTCTCCTCCGCCCCTCCCCAGCTGGGCTGAGGGGCCTGGTCTGTCCCGGGGGCGAGGGGAAGGGTCTCCGCCCCTCCCTTCCAGGACCCTCTCCCCAGGGGGACTGAGGGGGGCCTGGTCTGTCCCGGGGGCGGGGGGAGGTCTCCTCCGCCCCTCCCTTCCAGAGCCCTCTCCCCAGCTGGAGCTGAGGGCCTGGTCTGTCCCGGGGCGGGAAGggtctcctcccccctcccagcTGGGCTGAAGGGGCCTGGTCTGTCCAGGGGCGGGGAAGGGTCTCCCTCGCCCCTCCCCTTCCAGGGCCCTCTCCCCAGGGGCGGGGGGCCTGGTCTGTCCCGGGGGCGGGGAAGGGTCTCCTCCGCCCCTCCCCTTCCAGGACCCTCTCCCCAGGGGGACTGAGGGGGGCCTGGTCTGTcccgggggcggggggaagggTCTCCTCCGCCCCTCCCCTTCCAGGGCCCTCTCCCCAGCTGGGCTGAGGGGGGCCTGGTCTGTcccgggggcgggggggaaggGTCTCCTCCGCCCCTCCCCTTCCAGGGCCCTCTCCCCAGCTGGGCTGAGGGGGGCCTGGTCTGTcccgggggcggggggaagggTCTCCTCCGCCCCTCCCCTTTTACTGCCCCCAGTCTCCAAGTAGTACAAGACCGTTGGGGAGGGGTAAGGGGAGAGACCGGGCCGGGCCCCGCCCCCCCGCGGGGGTCTCTCTCTGCCCTCCCCTCCCACGCCCCCGTTTCCCGGAGCACCACCTCGGACCGGGGcggcccggccccgccccccgcTGCGCCTCgggccccgcccccggccccgcccctcccGGCCCCCCGctcccggcggcggcggcggcggccgtgGCCGTTACCAGAAGAGGCCGTTGATCGCGGCGGCCGAGACGAGGCTGTGCAGCGGCCTCTCCCACACCAGGAGTCGCTGCGCCGCCGCCAGCACCGCCTCCCAGCCCCGCAGCCGCAGCCACAGCGCCGTGGTCAGCCGCCCCACCGCCTCGGCCGCCGCCTTCTCCTCCGCCTCGGCCGTCGCCTCGCCCATGGCCAGGCTGAGACCCAGTCCCACGCCCAGCCCCAGGCCCAgggccccgccgccgccgccgccgccgccgctcgcCATGGCCCAGCAGCAGCTGCCGCCCGGAGCGAGCCCGAGCTGCGCGGCCGCCGCCGGGGGCGCGTCAGGCGGAAGGGGGCGCACGCTGCAGAGACCGCCCTGGAGGCCGAGCACACCACGTGACTAAGGCGGCCGCGGAGCGCGAGCTCCGCACGTGACCGGGGACTAACCGCCCCGGGGGCGGGGCGTAACGCAGAGCGCGTGCGCGACTGGCGACTCGCCTCCCGGATGTAAATCCCGGAGTACGGAGCAATCTCAATCATCGGGATCCCTGGAGTCTGCGATTgtgtcccccccacccccctttagGCGAGCCTCTGGGAGTCCCCCCCACCACAGTGGATAGTCCTGGCCTTGCTTTTCTGGGCAGGGGTAACAGGGCTGGGGAGAGGGGCGCTTCGACACGGCCGGTACTGCGGGCTAGGTGACCCAGGCTAGGGCGTCAGGGGTCGGCAGCTATGCGTAGCCCTCATGACCTTGAGTGCCCCGGGGCCCGGGCGCCTGAGGGCGGTTGAAGTGTGCCGGGGAAGGACCGGATCCTTGCGGGGCTGGCACGGGGCACCCCGCGCCGCCAGCCCCGCCCCGTCAGTTGCGTAGCAAGGACCATCCCCTTGCCCCTCCCCCggtgagaaaaacaaacaagagcCGGTGACCCAGTTAGGTATCTCGGGCGGGCGGATGTGGGCTACGCCCTGCTGCCTGCCCTCGCGTTGTCATCCCCCCGAGCCCCGCGCTAACCCAAACTTCTTGTGGCGATGGGGCCGAGACTCAAGAGCTTAATTAACGCCACCTCATCTTAAGCTCCTCCGCGCCGGTTTGGTTGCTTTGGCTCACGCGCAAGCTTTGCAGTGGTTAATCTTTATCAATAAGCGAGCAAAGTGCGCACGACTAATTAGCCGAGCTTTTATTAAGCGCACACTAAGCGCTGGAGATGAAAAGAAACACAAAGTCCCTTCCCTAAAGGGCCTGATTATAGTCTAATGGAGAAAAGGTGTAGCTAAATCGTGTCTGCCAGGTACAGAGCAGGTGGAAGGCGGCCTGccgggggaagggaagggacctgAGTGCGCGGCCACCGGCCAAAGACTCCGAGGCCGCGGCGAGGGGAGAGCGTGCCCCGGCTCCCTCCTGGGACACCGCGCGCACAACTTGTTAGGTACCCGTAGTTCTTCGGCGTTGGAGGATTGGGTACCAGAGGGGGCGGATTTTCATAGCCCCGCCTCCCTCcgccctcttccccctcctccccaagcaGAAGCCGGGGGAGCGCCTTTGCCTCGGCTCCGCCCGCCTCTTGCAGGAAGGCTGGGGATTGGGGGAAGACTGGGCGAGGCCCCGCCCACTCCGGCGGAACCGGAAGTACGGATCGCGGAAGCCGCGCTGCAGCCGGCACCGCCCTGCTGTCGCTGTCGGAGTCGGGTCGCGCCCTGGAGAGGGCTCCCGGGCCACCTTTTCCCTGCTCTCCCCCCAGGCGGCGTCGGCGTCGGCGTCATGGACCTGTCCGGGCTTCTGCTGGACGAGGAGGGGGCGTTCTCGCTCGCGGGCTTCCAGGAGTTTACGGTGGGTCCCGCGGAGCCCTGAGTCCGGGCCGGGCCTCTTCAAGGGCCTGAAGGGTCAGGGCTCCCGCAGCGGGAGCCTCTCCTCGGTCCGGCCGGTGTCCGCGAGGCCGAGACATGGTAGGCCCGCGGCAGAGCGGGAGGGGCCGGCAGCATGAGGCGGGCCTCGGAACCGCCCTCGTGGGTGCAGCCTGGTGCCGGGGAAACTGGAGGGGAGGGCGGGGTTCGGATGTCAGACGGGAGGGACCTCGGGCGGCCCCTTCTCCCCGACTGTCTCTGATGGGACTTAGAGTGTAGCTCCGGGTCCGGGAGTCCCGGGGAGATGTGGCAAAGAGGGTGAGCCGGCCTTGGGCCCTGCCGAGGGCCCCGAGCTCAGGGCCTCCCCATGTGCCGGTCGGGCTAGAGATGGAGCGGCTCACAATCGCCTTTCCCTGGTTTCCTCATTCAGTTTCTCCCCGGACATCAGAAACTGAGTGAGCGAGTCAGGAAGCGGCTTTACTATGGCTGGGACCCAGATTGTGGCCTAGAAGAACTGTCCAGTCCCGTGGCAGGtcagtgtgtgtgggggggtgccTAACGAGAGGCACCATCCACTTGAGCGGAAACTAAGCTGTCAGAAGTTggagttgagcaaaataatcttttcttctgCTGTTCCCTGCCCCAGATTAGGAGTTCGTTTTCCTCACTGTTACCCGTTTTCTTCTGGAAACGTAATCTAGATGGATGTCCCGAGGTCTAGTACTTAGAAGTTAGTCAGCATTGTCACTTTATGAAGTATGAAGAGGTTTAATTTTTCAGGATGTGGCTGACTCTCTTACTCTTGGCTACATCTCTTCTCAGTATCAATTGGCTGTGAAAACTACCCTCCAACTTAAAGCTAGAATTTACCTAGGAAAGATACGGTATGGAATGTGAGGGGAAAGAGttcttttggtttggtttgtagTTTCTTTTTTGCAGTTCTTTTCTTTAGAGCACCGACAAATCTAGCATTATATCCCTCTAAATTTTGCTATATGAGAGTGAAGGTGAAAGGGGAGTTGACAGAAGAGTACTTCtttattttgatctttattttctaTAGACATTGCTGTGGAGTTGCTCCAGAAGGCAGCCCCCAGTCCTATTCGACGGCTCCAGAAGAAATATGTGTCTCATGTGTCCCGGTGAGCCCAGAATTAAGGGCAGTGTGTGTGGTGGGGTGGGAGCTGATAGGGATAAGACAAGCTCATAAGGAGGATGGTGGATTATCTTGAATGAAGAATGGAAGATTAGAATACAAGTGAACAGGAGGAGAAGGGATGTGGAACTAATCCTAGGGActaatgcttattcctttcctaaCCCTCAGGGAGGCATGTATCTCTCCATGTGCCATGATGTTAGCCTTAGTTTATATTGAACGGCTCCGGCACAGAAACCCTGACTATTTACAACATGTGTCATCTTCTGacctcttcctcatctctatgGTGAGCCCCCTGCCTCTTCAATACCATTTCTTTCTTGGGTCTTTCTACAAGGTCTCCATGTCTCTCGGCCTTTTCTATGGATAAAGATGTCAGATAGAATTACTGAAAGTACCCTATCATGCTCTTTCAGATGGTGGCTAGCAAGTACCTTTATGATGAAGGTGAAGAGGAGGAGGTCTTCAATGATGAATGGGGAGCTGCAGGGGGTGTGGCTGTGCCAACCCTCAATGCACTTGAGAGAGGCTTCCTGAGTGCTATGGTGAGAATCTGTTTGTTTCCTTGACTTATTTCTCCTTGTGCCAGGATAAATACTGAGTAGTTGAGTAcgacttttaaatttcatgtaatcagaatta
Encoded here:
- the RETREG2 gene encoding reticulophagy regulator 2 — translated: MASGGGGGGGGALGLGLGVGLGLSLAMGEATAEAEEKAAAEAVGRLTTALWLRLRGWEAVLAAAQRLLVWERPLHSLVSAAAINGLFWVLSSSSLRPFFLLSVSLLGYLLLDLWQPHFLADFSASTPEDPHSDSEGAGPGARPHLLSVPELCRYLAESWLTFQIHLQELLQYKRQNPAQFCARVCSGCAVLAMLGHYVPGIMISYIVLLSILLWPLVVYHELIQRMYTRLEPLLMQLDYSMKAEAEALHHKHDKRKRQMRSMPPGGDEPMAETESESEAELAGFSPVVDMKKTALALAITDSELSDEEASILESGGFSVSRATTPQLTDVSEDLDQQSLPSEPEEALSRDLGEGEETELAPSEEPLDHEHALSKQALDSEEEEEVAAKGTLLQLTSPLHFVNTHFNGAGSPRAGIRAPLGEPMESLSPELVSDSLNTVPSTLSTPLCHAESSKVPFPPVLLPTPQDCPLPALAPEEEEETLTSEDFELLDQRELEQLEVELGLGPGTSPEPPDAPPPIPDAPLPALPDQKAGATAAP